In Anopheles gambiae chromosome 2, idAnoGambNW_F1_1, whole genome shotgun sequence, a single window of DNA contains:
- the LOC1276049 gene encoding malate synthase, whose protein sequence is MKGQEILIESAPHRLEAAYKEIFTEGALQFLGQLVSQFDREVEQLLQNRVKRRLLIQEGKWTPEFQNRSESLEWKINDLPDRLRNRKLDLGDVSPAHTIHFTDCLYAEVQGIQVDFDDGHCPTWRNTVLGLFNVTRAVHGSLQGAPLDVQAYPLLMLRPRAFNMIEHHCIVNGKEVIGPLFDYALLMYHNARTMANIGIGPYFYLSKIEDPSETQLWNKIFTWTEDQLGLPGGTIKACVLIENILAAFCMEDILYSIKEHAIGLNCGIWDYCASIIAKFGWKREFLLPDRNKYVNMGQPFLRNYMRLLINVCHKRGALATGGMAAKMLPTGKEKAALSDQEVIESVKMAKSVEIDAGVDGFMIYDLRMINAINELWERKTHSDNQLTVLPDISQITADSLLQIPKGGVTIDGLNNNITVALLFIYHWLTGSGVFFLNGAVEDSATAEISRSQLWQWIRMGAVLEDADRTVVSRRLVYQTMDKIISAAYRAWCITPSDRKRLLSAKFMLLDVISSRHYVEYITTHLNDSHKFRTLHNKNDGLMAKL, encoded by the exons ATGAAGGGCCAAGAAATATTAATCGAATCTGCACCGCATCGGTTAGAAGCTGCCTATAAGGAAATATTTACCGAAGGTGCGTTGCAGTTTTTGGGCCAGCTGGTATCACAATTTGACCGAGAAGTTGAACAG CTGTTACAAAATCGAGTCAAACGGAGACTGCTAATTCAAGAGGGCAAGTGGACACCCGAGTTCCAGAACCGCAGTGAATCGTTGGAATGGAAGATCAACGATTTGCCGGACCGCTTACGTAATCGAAAGCTCGATCTTGGTGATGTGAGCCCTGCACATACGATACATTTTACCGATTGTCTGTACGCGGAAGTGCAGGGAATTCAG GTTGATTTTGACGATGGGCACTGCCCTACCTGGCGCAATACCGTGCTAGGTCTGTTCAATGTTACGCGGGCAGTACATGGCAGTCTGCAAGGTGCACCGCTGGATGTGCAAGCATacccgctgctgatgctgcgcCCAAGGGCGTTCAACATGATCGAGCATCACTGCATTGTGAATGGGAAGGAGGTGATCGGTCCACTGTTTGACTATGCGCTGCTTATGTACCACAATGCTCGCACTATGGCAAACATTGGTATAGGGCCTTATTTTTACCTTTCCAAG ATCGAAGATCCGAGCGAAACACAGCTCTGGAACAAGATCTTCACCTGGACCGAGGATCAGTTAGGGTTGCCCGGCGGTACCATTAAAGCGTGCGTGTTGATCGAAAACATCCTGGCAGCGTTCTGCATGGAAGATATCCTGTACTCTATCAAAGAGCATGCGATCGGGCTGAACTGTGGCATATGGGACTACTGTGCTAGCATCATTGCCAAATTTGGCTGGAAGCGGGAATTTCTGCTTCCCGATCGCAACAAGTATGTCAACATGGGTCAACCGTTCTTGCGCAACTATATGCGGCTGCTGATCaacgtttgccacaaaagggGCGCATTGGCAACCGGTGGTATGGCTGCGAAAATGTTGCCCACCGGAAAGGAAAAGGCTGCTTT AAGCGACCAGGAGGTCATAGAAAGCGTTAAAATGGCTAAATCGGTAGAAATAGATGCCGGTGTGGATGGATTCATGATTTACGATCTGCGAATGATCAATGCCATTAACGAGCtgtgggaaagaaaaacgcacAGCGACAATCAGCTCACTGTCCTGCCCGACATCTCCCAAATTACTGCCGATAGTTTGCTCCAGATACCGAAGGGCGGCGTAACCATCGATGGACTGAA CAACAACATTACGGTAGCGCTGCTCTTCATCTACCATTGGCTGACCGGGAGTGGGGTGTTCTTTTTGAACGGAGCCGTGGAAGATTCGGCCACGGCGGAAATATCACGCTCCCAGCTGTGGCAATGGATCCGCATGGGAGCGGTGTTGGAGGATGCCGACAGGACCGTCGTCTCCCGCCGGCTGGTCTACCAGACGATGGATAAAATCATCTCCGCAGCTTACCGGGCCTGGTGCATTACGCCCTCGGACCGGAAACGCCTGCTGTCCGCCAAGTTCATGCTGCTGGACGTGATTTCTTCCCGGCATTACGTCGAATACATCACCACACACTTGAACGATAGTCACAAATTCCGCACACTGCACAATAAAAACGATGGCCTGATGGCGAAGCTGTGA
- the LOC1276051 gene encoding focadhesin gives MDSLQAINSKLTVHSAAAQIEKILKISQKSTHQTLPEPELELLKQLCKSNNLRICQLANEVLLHLATERAVELGQLLGMLMTTLPNTTPGQFIVIGGSIFQLLLLDLRRRCLATETKCNYTCQFDLKPPQHPVILLIEKASTGSTSTVLDLITGTLNHSDDIIRTNSIEFLRPVLLHLFVNVAIYADCQPLWKLLVGRALHDRKAETVVFEILPWRRDTTAPQTCYTIGLLTDALEIIQSENEANIQHQLEYALYMAAILKDYIEYNYDPSRCFALLHKVGVSAMRCDPPPNLDVLMAIIGDLLPVVTPLKLYALLQLIQVILPGCGNNTRQLIKEAMIQLMGQPSYTATHLTLCDKILTQIEKDFSLTDGKNAADSPNVPVRTTYFHQDSAKWTILCNWWNSSDTAIEDYLRREKTSSTRFTLALGQLHRSIFLSPFYEEDVWRTNFDRLVKLMCHSDLQVAQCMVPLLYGLAQHKDARRRLHVLQTIASMGAKENLIGILKALTKGLDRSLCLDLYLRLWKAEPRTYPLLYDLLKDTSRQPNEDRWEHTIARAYTIREVCLLNPQQHGEDLVNLFSEVLSSPNNNENEVAICLSLDAISSLCEHQVVNIVSTWKVLGFRFANERRSKVIKSLCRFFGSVPLIKVTTPEQESLVNHIIGTLWHYVTDYEDRGVLEAALGTLKHFHPDTLTLRQIPEVYRQGIDLPEPNEEGLSAADSAGSVPPECWIQLLLYTNHCAIEAVGELLAHYITREIEGYRGGIYQTPEGRPEPSNLKYLPRASILSTIVNYLITQSTKFTKIETTPELVLVQMLRIVAKPYPKPIPPLNWCFLHEYFVHCFEMRDACLQIAIKQMPYSGTAKRLVENYLNELCETIMLEEDLLKIYAAIAEITEAVQTDIYKRFVHLSLQYLAERAEDQQFADNTPFIQTMALIAGALQRERKYENEDNFDHLCTTLENFFMRFDLESDVFQKYIETLVHLPEKHFTALLKPSTWTGGSNVEKLEKTIHLQLAFRRYNPSAKSLHFLGLADIVSAVAKHQDASLCVFFLREWFNFVEQFAQDIEEQPSHGKDLIGFIVELIGLLQCNLTATADRIQQSIMFMLDALITAVVSFSGYGGLYGAQVFANDGSLRLAQFPLALVTVFQQNMWREIEIKIYEFLYHLYGIASLPDEYAECLRDALICCKRQPYFQQSKTWPKFVTLRRRL, from the exons ATGGATAGTTTGCAGGCAATTAATTCTAAACTGACGGTGCATTCAGCTGCAGCTCAAATCGAaaagattttgaaaatatcCCAAAAATCAACGCACCAAACGCTGCCGGAGCCAGAGCTTGAGCTGCTGAAACAACTCTGCAAATCGAACAACCTACGGATATGCCAGCTGGCAAACGAAGTGCTGCTGCATCTTGCCACCGAAAGGGCGGTTGAACTGGGGCAACTGCTGGGAATGCTGATGACCACGCTACCGAACACAACTCCCGGACAGTTCATCGTCATCGGTGGGTCTATTTTTCAGCTTCTGCTGCTCGATCTTCGACGGCGGTGCCTAGCCACAGAAACCAAATGCAACTATACGTGCCAGTTCGATTTGAAGCCACCTCAGCATCCGGTGATTCTGCTCATCGAAAAAGCCAGCACGGGCTCCACGTCAACCGTGCTTGATTTGATCACTGGCACTTTGAACCATTCGGACGATATTATACGCACGAACAGCATCGAATTTTTACGCCCCGTACTGTTGCATCTTTTCGTAAATGTGGCCATATACGCAGACTGTCAGCCACTGTGGAAACTTCTAGTCGGTCGAGCTCTACACGATCGCAAAGCGGAAACGGTTGTGTTTGAAATTCTACCATGGCGCCGAGATACAACAGCACCTCAAACCTGCTACACGATCGGGCTGTTAACGGATGCTTTAGAAATAATTCAAAGCGAGAATGAAGCAAACATACAACATCAACTGGAATACGCTTTGTACATGGCGGCTATTCTAAAAGATTACATAGAGTACAATTACGATCCAAGccgttgctttgctttgctgcatAAAGTAGGTGTTTCGGCAATGAGGTGCGATCCGCCTCCGAATTTAGATGTGCTGATGGCAATCATAGGCGATCTTCTGCCGGTCGTAACACCATTAAAACTGTACGCATTGCTACAACTTATTCAAGTGATACTGCCGGGCTGTGGGAATAACACCCGCCAGCTTATAAAAGAAGCCATGATTCAATTGATGGGACAGCCATCATACACAGCAACACATTTGACACTTTGCGACAAGATTCTTACGCAGATCGAAAAGGACTTTTCACTGACGGATGGCAAGAACGCTGCGGATTCGCCTAATGTTCCCGTTCGAACGACCTACTTTCATCAAGACTCAGCCAAGTGGACGATTCTCTGTAACTGGTGGAATTCTTCCGACACGGCAATCGAGGATTATCTTCGAAGGGAAAAAACATCCAGCACAAGATTTACCTTAGCTTTGGGCCAACTTCATCGCTCAATTTTCTTGTCACCTTTCTACGAAGAAGACGTATGGCGAACGAATTTTGACCGTTTAGTTAAACTGATGTGCCACAGCGATTTGCAGGTCGCCCAATGCATGGTACCGCTGCTGTACGGACTAGCGCAGCATAAAGATGCCCGGCGCCGACTGCATGTGCTGCAAACTATAGCGTCGATGGGAGCCAAGGAAAATCTGATTGGAATTCTGAAAGCTCTCACTAAAGGACTCGATCGTTCGCTGTGCCTCGATCTGTACCTAAGACTATGGAAGGCTGAACCGCGAACCTATCCGTTGCTGTACGATCTGCTGAAAGATACCAGCCGTCAGCCGAATGAAGATCGCTGGGAGCATACAATTGCTCGCGCGTACACAATCCGTGAAGTGTGCCTTTTAAA CCCACAACAGCACGGCGAAGACTTGGTAAACTTATTCTCGGAAGTGCTTAGCAGtcccaacaacaacgaaaacgaGGTGGCCATCTGCCTCTCACTTGATGCTATCTCGAGTCTCTGCGAACATCAGGTCGTCAACATTGTGTCAACATGGAAGGTGTTAGGGTTCCGTTTCGCTAACGAACGCCGCTCGAAAGTGATCAAAAGCTTGTGCCGGTTCTTCGGCAGTGTGCCGTTGATTAAAGTGACCACACCGGAACAGGAAAGCTTAGTAAATCATATCATTGGTACGCTCTGGCATTACGTGACCGACTACGAGGATCGGGGAGTTCTGGAGGCCGCTCTGGGGACGTTGAAACACTTTCACCCGGATACGCTAACTCTTCGCCAGATACCGGAAGTTTATCGACAGGGCATCGATCTGCCAGAACCGAATGAAGAAGGCCTTTCTGCTGCCGACAGTGCCGGATCGGTACCGCCAGAATGTTGGATTCAGCTGCTTCTGTACACCAACCATTGTGCAATTGAAGCCGTTGGCGAGCTTTTGGCCCACTACATTACCCGCGAGATCGAAGGCTACCGGGGCGGTATCTACCAGACGCCAGAGGGACGTCCAGAACCATCCAACTTGAAGTATCTTCCACGGGCAAGCATTTTGTCGACGATTGTTAACTACCTCATAACGCAAAGCACCAAGTTTACGAAAATCGAAACCACACCCGAGCTGGTGCTGGTACAGATGCTGCGAATAGTTGCAAAACCATATCCCAAGCCGATTCCACCACTGAATTGGTGTTTTCTGCATGAATATTTCGTCCATTGCTTCGAAATGCGCGATGCCTGCCTGCAGATAGCCATCAAGCAGATGCCTTACTCTGGCACCGCCAAACGGCTGGTGGAAAACTATCTGAACGAACTGTGCGAAACGATCATGCTGGAAGAGGATCTGCTAAAGATTTACGCTGCCATAGCAGAAATCACCGAAGCGGTGCAAACGGACATTTACAAACGATTTGTGCACCTTTCGCTACAGTATCTGGCTGAGCGGGCGGAGGATCAACAGTTTGCTGACAATACTCCATTCATTCAAACGATGGCATTAATCGCAGGCGCCCTgcagagggagagaaagtaCGAAAATGAGGACAACTTTGATCATCTCTGCACGACGCTGGAGAACTTTTTCATGCGCTTCGATCTGGAATCGGAT GTTTTTCAAAAGTACATCGAAACGTTGGTGCATCTTCCTGAGAAACACTTCACGGCCCTTCTGAAACCCAGCACCTGGACGGGAGGCAGCAATGTGGAAAAGTTGGAAAAAACGATTCATCTACAGCTTGCCTTCCGGCGGTACAATCCTTCCGCCAAATCGTTGCACTTCCTCGGTCTCGCCGATATAGTGTCGGCAGTTGCAAAGCACCAAGACGCTTcattgtgtgttttcttcctgCGGGAGTGGTTTAACTTCGTAGAGCAATTTGCACAGGATATTGAGGAACAGCCTTCGCATGGAAAGGATCTAATCGGCTTTATCGTTGAGTTGATCGGTCTGTTACAGTGCAATCTTACGGCTACGGCCGATCGCATACAGCAGAGTATCATGTTTATGCTCGATGCTCTGATCACTGCTGTCGTTAGCTTTTCCGGCTATGGCGGACTGTATGGAGCGCAAGTATTTGCGAACGATGGATCGTTACGGTTGGCACAGTTTCCACTTGCACTGGTTACGGTATTCCAGCAAAATATGTGGCGTGAAATTGAGATAAAG ATCTACGAGTTCCTGTATCATCTTTATGGCATTGCCTCGCTACCGGACGAGTACGCAGAATGTTTGCGCGATGCGCTGATATGTTGCAAGAGGCAACCATATTTTCAGCAGTCAAAAACGTGGCCCAAATTCGTGACTCTGAGACGGCGATTATGa
- the LOC1276052 gene encoding vacuolar protein sorting-associated protein 28 homolog, giving the protein MQDNRPELYEEVKLYRQAREREKYDNMADLFALVSTLQNLEKAYIRDCITPQEYTAACSKLLVQYKVAFKIVQGDEFPTIDSFVKKFRLDCPAALERIREDRPITIRDDKGNTSKCIADIVSMFITLMDKLRLEIRAMDDLQPELRDLLDTMNRLSLIPDNFEGKEKVSNWLATLNTMQASDDLTEAQVRQLLFDLESSYSAFNNLLHTT; this is encoded by the coding sequence ATGCAGGATAATCGACCAGAGCTGTACGAGGAGGTGAAGCTCTACCGGCAggcgagggagagagagaagtacGACAACATGGCCGATCTGTTCGCTCTGGTCTCTACGCTGCAAAATCTGGAAAAAGCATACATCCGGGATTGCATTACGCCGCAGGAGTATACGGCCGCCTGCTCGAAGCTGCTGGTACAGTACAAGGTGGCGTTCAAGATTGTGCAGGGCGACGAGTTTCCGACGATCGACTCGTTCGTGAAGAAGTTCCGGCTAGACTGTCCGGCTGCGCTGGAGCGCATCAGGGAGGACCGTCCCATTACCATCCGGGACGACAAGGGCAACACGAGCAAGTGCATTGCCGACATTGTGTCCATGTTCATCACGCTCATGGACAAGCTGCGGCTCGAGATACGGGCGATGGATGATTTGCAGCCCGAGCTGCGCGATTTGCTGGACACGATGAACCGGCTCTCGCTGATTCCGGACAACTTCGAGGGCAAGGAGAAGGTCTCGAACTGGCTGGCCACGCTGAACACGATGCAGGCGTCCGACGATCTAACGGAGGCGCAGGTTCGCCAGCTGCTGTTCGATCTGGAATCGTCCTACTCGGCATTTAACAATCTGCTTCATACCACATAA